A DNA window from uncultured Methanoregula sp. contains the following coding sequences:
- the pyrC gene encoding dihydroorotase, producing MKPKESLVLENVAIPGGRIADLTLSDGIVKHVGAGSVPDNAIDCTGLLVLPAAVDIHVHMRGGVQSAKEDWGSGSRSALAGGVTVVVDQPNTIPPLTTPEAFRNRVEDAREHSLCNFAINSGVTPDTPLPAMWEAGAMAFGETFFAPSSYGDAIDEPGLKAALAGIHRLGALATIHAEEVTTGEDLTLESHAALRSPEGEVRAVVAVGRCNTQGCRLHFCHMSTGPSIDAAAGTVEVTPHHLFLSRDRFKTSDTFAKMNPPIRSETERKELWARWKRIDVIASDHAPHTREEKSAGFAAAPSGVPGVETMVPLLLAEVLEKRVDLLDLIRKTSITPSLLMGIPPAGFAPGNRADFAIYRKERVPVRADNLHSRCSWTPFEGMPAVFPVMTIMDGRVVFREGEFLPGPSRWIPGAGYVSR from the coding sequence ATGAAACCAAAAGAATCCCTCGTGCTTGAAAATGTTGCCATTCCCGGCGGCCGAATCGCGGATCTCACGCTTTCGGATGGTATTGTTAAGCATGTGGGGGCCGGCTCCGTACCGGATAACGCGATCGATTGTACCGGCCTGCTGGTGCTGCCGGCCGCGGTTGACATCCATGTGCATATGCGGGGTGGGGTACAGTCAGCAAAGGAGGACTGGGGTTCCGGCAGCAGGAGCGCCCTTGCCGGCGGGGTGACCGTTGTCGTGGACCAGCCCAACACGATACCACCCCTCACAACTCCCGAAGCCTTCAGAAACCGGGTGGAGGATGCCAGGGAACACTCGCTGTGCAATTTTGCAATCAACAGCGGCGTTACACCGGATACGCCGCTTCCGGCCATGTGGGAGGCCGGGGCCATGGCATTTGGCGAGACCTTCTTTGCCCCGTCAAGCTATGGCGATGCCATCGATGAGCCGGGGCTGAAGGCAGCCCTGGCTGGCATACACAGGCTGGGTGCGCTTGCAACCATCCATGCCGAGGAAGTGACAACTGGTGAAGATCTGACCCTCGAATCCCACGCAGCCCTCCGGTCGCCGGAAGGGGAAGTGAGGGCGGTGGTGGCCGTAGGGCGCTGCAATACCCAAGGATGCCGGCTCCACTTCTGCCACATGAGTACCGGACCGTCCATCGATGCTGCCGCGGGAACGGTCGAAGTCACCCCCCACCACCTCTTCCTGTCCCGGGACCGGTTTAAAACAAGCGACACGTTTGCCAAGATGAACCCCCCGATCCGGAGCGAGACAGAGCGGAAGGAACTCTGGGCCCGGTGGAAGAGGATTGATGTCATCGCCTCCGACCATGCGCCGCATACAAGAGAGGAGAAATCCGCAGGGTTCGCTGCCGCCCCCTCAGGAGTCCCGGGGGTCGAGACCATGGTCCCTCTTCTTCTTGCGGAGGTGCTCGAAAAACGGGTCGATCTTCTGGACCTGATCCGGAAAACTTCGATCACCCCGTCTCTCCTGATGGGGATCCCCCCGGCCGGGTTTGCCCCGGGCAACCGGGCCGATTTTGCCATTTACCGTAAAGAGCGGGTACCCGTCCGTGCAGACAATCTTCACAGCAGGTGCAGCTGGACACCGTTTGAGGGAATGCCGGCGGTCTTTCCCGTAATGACCATCATGGATGGCCGGGTCGTGTTCAGGGAGGGCGAGTTCCTCCCGGGACCCTCGCGATGGATACCCGGCGCCGGGTATGTTTCCCGTTAA
- a CDS encoding DUF167 family protein, protein MPEIADAVTENPKGTVIAIEVTANAKTAVFPDGYNPWRNAIGCRVPAEAVDGKANKAILQLVAKTLEIPQSAVSIQSGALASQKKIQIAGLSRSAVLERLQAHS, encoded by the coding sequence ATGCCAGAAATCGCCGATGCCGTGACGGAAAACCCGAAGGGTACGGTCATCGCAATCGAAGTTACCGCAAATGCAAAGACCGCTGTTTTTCCGGATGGTTATAATCCCTGGCGGAACGCGATTGGCTGCCGGGTTCCCGCAGAAGCCGTTGACGGGAAAGCGAACAAAGCTATTCTCCAGCTGGTTGCAAAAACGCTCGAAATCCCGCAATCGGCAGTAAGTATCCAGTCCGGCGCACTCGCTTCCCAGAAGAAGATCCAGATCGCCGGCCTCTCCCGGTCCGCGGTTCTCGAACGGCTGCAGGCACATTCCTGA
- the dnaG gene encoding DNA primase DnaG: MYSPDTTKYLIHISLTAEGVVEKPDVVGAIFGQTEGLLGEELDLRDLQRTGRVGRIDVQITSKKGETKGEILISSSLDRAETAILAASLEMIDRVGPCVAHVTVASIEDIRISKRKLIVERAKEILVERFEDGAIDSDELLDEVRQTLRIEKIGSIGEERMPAGPHVLDSDAIIIVEGRADVINLLRYGIKNAVAVEGTNIPRSVVELCEKKTTTAFFDGDRGGELILRELLQVADIDFVAFSPKGKSVEDMTRKEVIKTLRNKVPVEYVRDQYFEDSAEMPADLKVQRPAHDDDESQDKRSRHAPAPKRQRDTSGGPQSIRDHIEDVRGNNTARFLAEDLSVVKELRSDEVEKAIETLDSTATGLVVDRPVDQKLLDRLVWKGLSYVAARDFKGIIKRPLTIRLMKMG; the protein is encoded by the coding sequence TTGTATTCACCGGATACTACCAAGTACCTTATTCACATCAGCCTCACTGCAGAGGGGGTGGTCGAGAAACCTGACGTAGTCGGCGCCATATTCGGGCAGACTGAAGGGTTACTCGGCGAAGAGCTGGATCTGCGGGATCTCCAGAGGACAGGAAGAGTAGGACGGATAGACGTCCAGATCACGAGCAAGAAGGGCGAGACCAAGGGGGAGATCCTCATCTCCTCCTCGCTCGACCGGGCAGAGACGGCCATCCTTGCGGCATCGCTCGAGATGATCGACCGCGTAGGCCCCTGCGTTGCCCACGTCACGGTGGCCTCCATCGAGGACATCCGGATCAGCAAGCGGAAGCTGATCGTTGAGCGGGCAAAGGAGATTCTTGTCGAGAGGTTTGAAGACGGGGCTATAGACAGCGACGAACTGCTCGACGAGGTCCGGCAGACCCTCCGGATCGAGAAGATCGGATCGATCGGCGAAGAGCGGATGCCGGCAGGCCCGCATGTCCTGGACTCCGATGCCATCATCATCGTCGAGGGACGGGCCGATGTCATCAACCTCCTGCGCTACGGGATCAAGAATGCTGTCGCGGTCGAGGGAACCAACATCCCGCGATCCGTTGTCGAGCTCTGCGAGAAGAAGACCACAACGGCATTCTTCGACGGGGACCGTGGCGGCGAACTGATCCTGCGGGAACTTCTCCAGGTGGCAGACATCGATTTTGTCGCGTTCTCGCCCAAGGGTAAAAGCGTCGAGGACATGACCAGGAAAGAGGTCATCAAGACCCTCCGGAACAAGGTCCCGGTCGAGTATGTCCGCGACCAGTATTTCGAGGATTCGGCCGAGATGCCTGCCGATCTCAAAGTCCAGCGGCCGGCTCACGATGACGACGAGAGCCAGGATAAGAGATCCCGGCATGCACCGGCCCCAAAACGCCAGCGGGATACCTCAGGCGGACCCCAGAGCATCCGGGATCATATCGAGGATGTCAGGGGAAACAACACGGCCCGGTTCCTTGCCGAGGATCTAAGTGTGGTAAAAGAGCTGCGATCCGATGAGGTTGAGAAAGCCATCGAGACGCTGGACAGCACGGCAACCGGCCTGGTGGTTGACCGGCCGGTTGACCAGAAGCTCCTGGACCGCCTGGTCTGGAAAGGGCTTTCGTACGTTGCTGCCCGGGATTTCAAGGGAATTATCAAGCGGCCTTTGACGATCCGGCTGATGAAAATGGGATGA
- a CDS encoding UPF0058 family protein, protein MHKEELINLHQMLYEVKDYFEELNPELKFTQYNALKITPSQQHKSKMEHKYAIFVLGTEIANAMKEVDYTSSSRISARMKELADKALKEMDSQ, encoded by the coding sequence ATGCACAAAGAGGAACTGATCAATCTTCACCAGATGCTCTACGAGGTGAAGGATTACTTCGAGGAACTCAATCCCGAGCTGAAATTCACCCAGTACAATGCCTTGAAGATCACCCCCTCCCAGCAGCATAAGAGCAAGATGGAGCACAAGTACGCGATCTTCGTTCTCGGCACCGAGATCGCCAATGCCATGAAAGAAGTGGATTACACTTCGTCGAGCCGGATCTCGGCCCGGATGAAAGAGCTTGCCGACAAAGCCTTAAAGGAAATGGACAGCCAGTAA
- a CDS encoding NAD(P)-binding domain-containing protein, producing the protein MQYIPDTGKDLDVGGINRAVEAAFSDHGNGLVQMPPKLYVTLPRGDFRTMPAYLPSLSIAGVKIVNVHPGNPAIGLPTVMALTIILDIATGQPVAVINATKLTDLRTGAAGAVACKYLSPKKTITLGVVGTGRQAEAQVMAAAEEVELEKILIGSRNPAHAEAFAQKLKGRFDCSCVSIERACDADLIVTTTPSRSPIIRSEWVHEGTHINAIGADAPGKEELDPALLRRARVFVDDYAQAVHSGEINVPISLGLYREDEIAGTLGEVVIGRKKRNREDEITIFDSTGLAIQDLAIAKLAMEKGSMIELPFP; encoded by the coding sequence ATGCAGTATATTCCCGATACCGGGAAGGATCTTGATGTTGGCGGGATCAACCGGGCCGTTGAGGCTGCTTTTTCTGATCACGGGAACGGCCTCGTCCAGATGCCACCCAAGCTGTACGTTACGCTTCCTCGTGGGGATTTCCGGACCATGCCCGCGTATCTCCCCTCGCTCTCGATAGCCGGGGTCAAGATCGTCAATGTCCACCCGGGGAACCCGGCGATCGGCCTTCCCACGGTGATGGCCCTGACCATCATCCTCGATATCGCCACGGGACAGCCGGTTGCGGTCATCAATGCAACGAAACTCACGGATCTCCGGACCGGGGCTGCCGGTGCGGTTGCCTGCAAGTACCTCTCGCCGAAGAAGACGATCACGCTCGGGGTTGTCGGGACCGGCAGGCAGGCGGAGGCGCAGGTGATGGCTGCTGCAGAAGAGGTTGAACTTGAGAAGATCCTCATCGGAAGCCGGAACCCTGCCCATGCCGAAGCATTTGCACAAAAACTGAAAGGCCGGTTCGACTGCTCGTGCGTCTCCATCGAGAGAGCCTGCGATGCGGATCTCATCGTGACAACAACGCCGTCCAGGTCGCCGATCATCAGGAGCGAATGGGTTCACGAAGGCACCCATATCAATGCCATCGGGGCGGATGCCCCCGGCAAGGAAGAGCTGGACCCGGCCCTGCTCCGGCGGGCCCGGGTCTTCGTCGACGATTATGCCCAGGCCGTCCACTCGGGCGAGATCAATGTCCCGATAAGCCTTGGCCTGTACCGGGAGGACGAGATAGCGGGAACGCTTGGCGAAGTGGTGATCGGGAGAAAGAAGCGGAACCGGGAGGACGAGATCACGATCTTCGATTCCACCGGCCTTGCAATCCAGGACCTGGCGATAGCAAAACTCGCCATGGAGAAAGGTTCGATGATCGAACTGCCGTTCCCGTAA
- a CDS encoding DUF475 domain-containing protein — protein sequence MDILYILVTIAGLCIFETITSIDNAIINAEVLSTMAERAKRWFLSWGLIIAVFGIRCLLPWLIVWLSTPALGPLGALTATFSSDPLVVQAIEQSAPPLMMFGGTFLIFLFFHWLFLENRKFGLRGERFFASKGVWFFALVSVILAALVWTALGYNTMVAFGAVMGSTAFFIVHGFRQNAEKAEEKMLHSSHMSDTSKLLYLEVIDATFSIDGVVGAFAFTMAVPLIMIGSGLGAIMVRELTVRNVDNIKKYNYLKNGAMYSIFFLGVIMILDSFGVHIPFWVSPVITFGIVGFFLWKSIREIPKIPPAGNNPA from the coding sequence ATGGATATCCTGTACATTCTCGTTACTATCGCAGGCCTCTGCATCTTCGAGACGATAACAAGCATAGACAATGCCATCATCAATGCCGAAGTCCTCTCGACCATGGCCGAGCGGGCAAAGCGCTGGTTCCTCTCCTGGGGCCTTATCATTGCTGTCTTTGGCATCCGCTGCCTTCTCCCCTGGCTGATCGTCTGGCTCTCCACGCCGGCGCTCGGCCCCCTCGGGGCCCTGACAGCAACCTTCTCGAGCGACCCGCTGGTGGTCCAGGCCATCGAACAGTCGGCACCCCCGCTCATGATGTTCGGCGGGACGTTCCTCATCTTCCTCTTCTTCCACTGGCTCTTTTTGGAGAACAGGAAGTTCGGCCTCCGGGGAGAGCGGTTCTTTGCATCCAAGGGTGTCTGGTTCTTTGCACTCGTCTCGGTCATCCTTGCGGCTCTTGTCTGGACAGCCCTTGGCTATAACACGATGGTCGCGTTCGGGGCCGTGATGGGCTCCACGGCATTCTTCATCGTCCACGGGTTCCGGCAGAACGCCGAGAAGGCCGAAGAGAAGATGCTGCATTCATCCCATATGTCGGACACCAGCAAGCTCCTGTACCTCGAAGTGATCGATGCAACCTTCTCGATCGACGGCGTTGTCGGTGCATTTGCCTTTACCATGGCGGTTCCCTTAATAATGATCGGGAGCGGCCTTGGCGCGATCATGGTACGGGAGTTGACAGTCAGGAATGTCGACAATATCAAGAAATACAATTACCTCAAGAACGGCGCCATGTACTCCATCTTCTTCCTCGGCGTGATCATGATCCTGGACAGTTTCGGGGTCCATATCCCGTTCTGGGTCTCGCCGGTCATCACCTTCGGGATTGTCGGGTTCTTCCTCTGGAAATCCATCCGGGAGATCCCAAAAATCCCGCCGGCCGGCAACAACCCTGCCTGA
- a CDS encoding DUF2115 domain-containing protein, whose product MTVPTPEPHEREGTEEARLPIQEAVSRFSAAETKGALGILLAKEVLSYTLFDLQIIGGRLNSEIEKLPSPYREAIRPYFREQLFGKHHRLIEAYRTGAFTRMHAPLRDWELFRKFCDIIPEGCFSWDDLHERNPYFRNPKNRLFYYLIAAFTMFVLDEPGHPVGMPFPGGFTVEQQGSDYYCLIRDKEKEVPYSICNFCPAIQTEETG is encoded by the coding sequence ATGACCGTACCAACGCCCGAGCCCCACGAGCGGGAAGGAACTGAGGAAGCCCGTTTGCCGATACAGGAGGCGGTATCCCGTTTCAGTGCGGCAGAGACCAAAGGCGCTCTCGGGATCCTGCTTGCAAAAGAGGTCCTGTCCTACACCCTGTTCGATCTCCAGATAATCGGCGGAAGGCTCAACAGCGAGATCGAGAAACTCCCGTCTCCGTACAGGGAAGCCATCCGGCCCTATTTCCGCGAGCAGCTCTTCGGGAAGCACCACCGGCTCATCGAGGCCTACCGCACGGGAGCGTTCACCCGCATGCATGCGCCGCTGCGGGACTGGGAACTCTTCCGGAAGTTCTGCGATATTATCCCGGAAGGCTGTTTTTCGTGGGATGATCTGCACGAGAGGAACCCGTACTTCAGGAACCCGAAGAACCGCCTCTTCTATTATCTCATCGCCGCGTTCACGATGTTCGTCCTCGACGAGCCGGGCCATCCGGTTGGCATGCCGTTTCCCGGGGGGTTCACCGTGGAACAGCAGGGATCCGACTATTACTGCCTGATCCGGGACAAGGAGAAGGAAGTTCCCTATTCCATCTGCAACTTCTGCCCGGCCATCCAGACAGAAGAGACCGGATAA
- a CDS encoding UPF0147 family protein, with product MPNPEKTMENCILMLQHVQEDSSIPRNIRRVADETRTLLLNNSKAMGLRAAEAISKIDEISNDPNMPIHARTRIWELVSQLETIPLD from the coding sequence ATGCCCAACCCTGAAAAAACTATGGAAAACTGTATCCTGATGTTGCAGCACGTTCAGGAAGACAGCTCGATTCCCAGAAATATCCGGCGCGTAGCTGACGAGACCCGGACGCTGCTATTGAACAATTCCAAGGCGATGGGGCTGCGCGCCGCGGAAGCAATCTCCAAGATTGATGAAATCTCCAATGATCCCAATATGCCCATTCATGCGCGGACACGGATCTGGGAGCTCGTGTCCCAGCTGGAAACGATCCCGCTCGACTGA
- a CDS encoding Sjogren's syndrome/scleroderma autoantigen 1 family protein, whose protein sequence is MPARKEDEIMAEYLLKGGKMLEKTCKTCGCPLFEVKGKTVCVVCAENAIASGARPEAPAPAAAGAPAAHSHHAHEHGEACSCGADHDEESCGCDDDGGLTEELAFTVHSLCLRIQNEKDPERVLVLMNAIKSGTEALEVLCRL, encoded by the coding sequence ATGCCTGCACGAAAAGAAGACGAAATTATGGCCGAGTACCTCCTCAAGGGAGGAAAGATGCTCGAGAAGACCTGCAAGACCTGCGGCTGCCCGCTCTTTGAAGTAAAAGGGAAGACCGTCTGCGTGGTCTGTGCGGAGAACGCGATCGCATCCGGTGCGCGCCCAGAGGCACCTGCACCGGCAGCAGCCGGGGCGCCCGCTGCCCATTCCCACCATGCCCACGAGCATGGCGAAGCCTGCTCCTGCGGGGCTGACCACGATGAGGAATCCTGCGGCTGCGATGACGACGGGGGACTTACCGAGGAACTCGCGTTTACCGTCCACTCGCTCTGCCTGCGCATCCAGAACGAGAAGGACCCGGAGCGCGTCCTTGTCCTGATGAATGCGATAAAGAGCGGGACCGAAGCGCTGGAAGTGCTCTGCCGGCTTTAA
- a CDS encoding MFS transporter: MTSWHDRALIWHLSLLGFFAIFSTTISKNPVLPLFVQALGGGDSVLGLIAAVSPLAGILFSFPVGVIADHIGKRRLLVVSGIVFLLSPILYLFVTDPLWLIPVRFFHGTATAILGPVVSAIIAERFPSAKGEMLGRYSSATLIGRTLAPLAGGIIISVFLFLPGLVPYRMVYVAAALAAIPVLYLTLVYREAQPGTLSVPGFAAFRESLVTFVTNNRLRATAMADMATYFVFGAFETFLPVYLYSLGFGAWQIGIIFAVQVLIIALSKPVFGRIADRIDKRIQIGAGLLVTGCAAALIPFTPGFFGLLIVSTLFGAGISLSTVATSAYVADVAKKEQLGASMGALSSIMDIGHSAGPLFTGIIITMAGYTEGFLAGFALTLVVTAIFVLSVRGIPAGTAGQ; encoded by the coding sequence ATGACGTCCTGGCACGACCGCGCCCTGATCTGGCACCTCTCCCTCCTGGGATTCTTTGCCATCTTTTCTACAACCATCTCCAAGAACCCGGTGCTCCCGTTGTTCGTCCAGGCCCTGGGCGGGGGAGACTCGGTGCTCGGCCTTATCGCGGCGGTATCCCCGCTGGCCGGCATCCTCTTCTCGTTCCCCGTGGGGGTTATTGCGGATCATATCGGCAAACGGCGTCTGCTGGTTGTATCCGGCATCGTCTTTCTCCTCTCCCCTATACTCTATCTCTTTGTCACCGATCCGCTCTGGCTGATCCCGGTCCGGTTCTTCCACGGGACGGCAACCGCCATCCTGGGGCCGGTTGTTTCAGCCATCATTGCCGAACGGTTCCCGTCAGCAAAAGGCGAGATGCTGGGGAGGTACTCCTCGGCCACGCTCATCGGCCGCACCCTGGCACCGCTGGCCGGCGGGATCATCATCTCGGTGTTTCTGTTTCTTCCGGGTCTTGTCCCGTACCGGATGGTGTACGTTGCTGCAGCGCTTGCCGCAATTCCCGTGCTGTACCTGACCCTGGTGTACCGGGAAGCGCAGCCCGGGACGCTTTCGGTGCCTGGATTTGCTGCCTTCAGGGAAAGTCTTGTCACGTTCGTCACCAACAACCGGCTGCGGGCAACGGCGATGGCGGATATGGCAACGTATTTTGTTTTCGGCGCATTCGAGACTTTCCTGCCGGTGTACCTCTACTCGCTCGGCTTTGGCGCCTGGCAGATCGGGATCATCTTTGCGGTCCAGGTACTGATCATTGCTCTCTCCAAACCAGTCTTCGGGAGGATTGCCGACCGCATCGACAAACGCATCCAGATAGGGGCGGGACTGCTGGTTACCGGGTGTGCGGCTGCACTGATCCCGTTCACGCCAGGCTTTTTCGGCCTTCTCATAGTGAGCACCCTGTTCGGAGCGGGTATTTCGCTCTCGACGGTTGCAACCAGCGCGTATGTTGCGGACGTGGCAAAAAAAGAGCAGCTCGGGGCATCGATGGGTGCTCTCTCATCCATCATGGACATCGGGCATTCGGCCGGACCGCTCTTTACGGGAATTATCATAACCATGGCCGGCTATACGGAAGGATTCCTGGCCGGCTTTGCGCTCACGCTGGTTGTAACGGCAATCTTTGTCCTGTCCGTGCGGGGCATACCCGCGGGAACTGCCGGGCAATAA
- a CDS encoding DEAD/DEAH box helicase, with translation MSFISHPLIKPDSLEKREYQLSVAMRALDGNTMVILPTGLGKTAVALIVAASRLYNEEGKILMLAPTKPLVEQHLRYFSQYLLVKKPDGEAGSPFVMFTGEAPPDERTADWNRATVILATPQVIKNDVIAGRYTLNDVTLLVVDECHRAVGNYAYVFLAQRYLATAAKPRLLAMTASPGGAQEKVQEVCANLGIEQVETRTEDDPDVRPYVFERDLEYINISLPSELKVAIHAINGLIEERLALLASLHFTVPKREKLSMRELNAINAQIQQRIANRDPAGYSAASVYAECMKLKHAVMLAESQGSGVLKGYLAKLVAEGKGAGGSKASQRLVADRSFQELFSRSTEWTHELHPKMEMTLGLVRDQLEQFPNSRIIIFATYRDTVQLLVDYLASHGIVSERFVGQATKDAEKGLSQKKQIAALGRFRSGEFKVLIATSVGEEGLDVPSTDLVIFYEAVPSEIRSIQRKGRTGRHGAGRVIVLVTKGTSDEVFRHVSTAKEKMMHKSMRSMGNMAASVQKPIITDQAEIEEFTPQGPKIIIDDRETSSKVVEVLSSMGAAIRLERLPQGDYAIGDRILVERKTARDFVDTLIERDLLGQVKAMAEAVPRPVLIVEGGDLYTQRDLHPNAIKGVLAALTVDMGVTLLFTRDEQDTAQMLMVLAKREEGERGERKIHPHKTHSSIREEQEYIVSAFPDIGMKNARLLLAHFGSIQAIANASLEELVAIKGIGEKTAQRVFELCRKVYG, from the coding sequence ATGAGTTTCATCAGCCACCCCCTGATAAAACCGGACTCCCTTGAGAAGCGGGAGTACCAGCTCTCGGTAGCCATGCGGGCGCTGGACGGCAACACGATGGTGATCCTGCCAACCGGTCTTGGCAAGACCGCGGTCGCCCTCATCGTTGCAGCCTCCCGGCTCTACAACGAGGAGGGAAAGATCCTGATGCTCGCACCGACAAAGCCGCTCGTGGAGCAGCACCTCCGCTATTTCTCGCAATATCTTCTGGTGAAGAAACCGGATGGGGAGGCCGGTTCGCCGTTTGTCATGTTCACGGGGGAAGCTCCTCCCGATGAACGGACTGCGGACTGGAACCGGGCAACCGTCATCCTCGCAACCCCCCAGGTCATCAAGAACGACGTAATAGCCGGACGGTATACGTTGAACGATGTCACGCTCCTCGTTGTCGATGAATGCCACCGGGCGGTGGGCAATTACGCGTATGTCTTCCTTGCCCAGCGTTATCTTGCAACGGCTGCAAAACCGCGCCTTCTCGCCATGACCGCGTCGCCCGGCGGGGCGCAGGAGAAGGTTCAGGAGGTCTGCGCGAACCTCGGGATCGAGCAGGTCGAGACCCGGACCGAGGATGACCCGGATGTCCGGCCCTATGTCTTCGAGCGGGACCTGGAATACATCAATATCAGCCTTCCTTCGGAACTCAAGGTGGCCATCCACGCCATCAACGGGCTCATCGAGGAACGGCTGGCCCTGCTCGCATCGCTCCATTTCACGGTCCCAAAGCGGGAAAAACTCTCGATGCGGGAGCTCAACGCAATCAATGCCCAGATCCAGCAGCGGATCGCGAACCGTGACCCGGCGGGATACTCCGCAGCATCGGTCTATGCCGAATGCATGAAACTCAAGCACGCTGTGATGCTGGCCGAGTCGCAGGGAAGCGGGGTGCTCAAAGGGTATCTTGCCAAACTCGTTGCCGAGGGCAAGGGGGCAGGCGGGAGCAAGGCGAGCCAGCGGCTCGTGGCCGACCGCTCCTTCCAGGAGCTCTTCAGCCGGTCCACGGAATGGACGCACGAGCTCCACCCGAAGATGGAGATGACGCTCGGTCTTGTCCGCGACCAGCTCGAACAGTTCCCGAACAGCCGGATCATCATCTTTGCCACGTACCGGGATACCGTCCAGCTGCTGGTGGATTATCTTGCATCCCACGGGATTGTATCCGAACGGTTCGTGGGCCAGGCCACGAAGGATGCCGAGAAAGGGCTCTCCCAGAAGAAGCAGATCGCGGCCCTGGGCCGGTTCCGCTCGGGAGAGTTCAAGGTCCTGATTGCCACCTCGGTGGGAGAAGAGGGGCTCGATGTCCCGTCAACGGACCTGGTGATCTTTTACGAGGCGGTCCCATCAGAGATCCGGTCCATCCAGCGCAAGGGACGGACGGGGCGGCATGGTGCCGGACGGGTCATCGTTCTCGTCACCAAGGGAACCTCCGATGAGGTCTTCCGCCACGTCAGTACGGCGAAGGAGAAGATGATGCACAAGAGCATGCGCTCGATGGGGAACATGGCGGCTTCCGTGCAGAAACCGATCATAACCGACCAGGCAGAGATTGAGGAATTTACGCCGCAGGGTCCGAAAATTATCATCGATGACCGCGAGACCTCCTCAAAGGTTGTCGAAGTGCTTTCAAGCATGGGAGCAGCTATCCGGCTCGAACGGCTTCCCCAGGGGGATTATGCCATCGGTGACCGGATCCTGGTCGAGCGCAAGACCGCCCGCGACTTCGTGGACACTCTCATCGAGCGCGACCTTCTCGGCCAGGTGAAGGCGATGGCCGAGGCGGTCCCCCGGCCGGTGCTGATAGTGGAAGGCGGCGATCTCTATACCCAGCGGGATCTTCATCCGAACGCCATCAAGGGCGTGCTTGCGGCCCTCACGGTGGACATGGGGGTGACCCTCCTCTTCACCCGCGATGAGCAGGACACGGCCCAGATGCTCATGGTGCTGGCAAAGCGCGAAGAAGGAGAGCGGGGCGAGCGCAAGATCCACCCGCATAAGACGCATTCATCGATACGTGAGGAGCAGGAGTACATTGTCTCGGCATTCCCCGATATCGGGATGAAGAACGCCCGGCTGCTGCTTGCCCATTTCGGATCGATCCAGGCGATTGCGAATGCTTCCCTCGAAGAGCTGGTAGCGATAAAGGGGATCGGGGAGAAGACCGCGCAGCGGGTGTTCGAGCTGTGTCGGAAGGTGTACGGGTGA